One window of the Capnocytophaga haemolytica genome contains the following:
- a CDS encoding SusC/RagA family TonB-linked outer membrane protein, whose product MKRNLFLAVLLLCLSWGYAQQRTISGIVSDASTKEPLMGASVVVKGSSKGVSTDMNGKYSIAVEVGKTLEVSFIGYTTKAIKVTATTTQLNVALAADQVTLDDVVIVGYGTTKKRDLAGAITSLKTDDVKAGVVADMSQMLKGRASGVQVRQNSLEPGGKVSIRVRGASSVSAENEPLYVIDGFQTDNMSQVNVDDIESIEILKDASTTAIYGARGANGVILITTKKGKEGTFHIEYSNQMAYKKMFNPWKLLDAGETIALSRRLYEQDPEAKSSEWTAEQARYRGKGTDWLKETTHDAFTVLHQLSVSGGGERLRAFLSANYLEEPGILLNTDYDRYGGRLNVDFKVSNRVRTGANLSFSHSKKRFLDMGTNSSDKNIMYRIFNLEPWKNKEGYDVFGLKARRPGVFEEMNGAQLYNTFNTLYATVFTDIDLLPSLMFTGRYTYAYDHLKTEKYYDTSTLIGGPRNGEAFLSHEENSKHQVEGVLTFHPTINDHHDFKLIGGSSYIYQRGQGDEVQAYGFASDVFSFKNMGAAEHIDWIGSGNNSLTKASAFGRVEYVLNHRYIFNASLRADGSSVFGADYRWGLFPAGSLAWNLGDETFMAFAQPTFSRIKVRTSYGMSGNDGIRFGLSQYQYSVRDVHIGGDGIQKGMYPSNPYNPRLRWETTAQWNIGADVAAFKNRLEISFDYYVKHTKDLLNPDPIHPSGGFPNYTPSGGKTFEYTAMMVNNGEVENRGFEFVVKSTNIDKGGFVWNTALNFSHNKSKVLKLNDGQPRFQYIRPHGSYDEKEYMILKEGEPLSAIYGYEFDGILQEGEKYAPQPNSVPGDPKFKDLNGDGVINEKDRKVLGTGIPKTIIGLNNSFAYKDFDLNFFFEASLGAKMLNLTRIYLEDNNRLKDSQARWTKGGRVMQDAAGKNYTVPGNPSNEVPRKGYQRNAEVKYGSYINSRFVEDADFLKLRNIELGYTMLGEKWHLKGISAIRMSVGAQNVFTLTKYQGFDPDISSNGSSATSQGLDLNSYPAYRTINFGVKITF is encoded by the coding sequence ATGAAAAGAAATCTATTTTTAGCAGTATTGCTGTTGTGCCTCAGTTGGGGGTATGCGCAACAGCGCACCATCAGCGGTATTGTGTCGGATGCAAGTACCAAAGAACCCTTGATGGGGGCTTCGGTAGTGGTAAAAGGAAGTTCAAAGGGAGTGAGTACCGATATGAACGGGAAGTACTCCATTGCTGTAGAGGTTGGTAAGACTTTGGAAGTGAGTTTTATAGGCTATACTACTAAAGCCATCAAAGTTACGGCTACAACTACCCAACTCAACGTAGCACTCGCTGCTGACCAAGTAACGCTTGACGATGTGGTGATCGTGGGCTACGGTACGACTAAGAAACGCGACCTCGCGGGGGCTATCACCTCATTGAAAACAGATGATGTGAAGGCGGGCGTGGTGGCGGATATGTCGCAGATGCTCAAGGGACGTGCCTCAGGGGTGCAAGTGCGACAGAACTCGCTCGAACCAGGAGGGAAGGTGTCCATCCGCGTGCGCGGTGCCTCATCGGTAAGTGCTGAGAACGAACCGCTGTACGTGATTGACGGGTTCCAGACGGATAATATGTCGCAAGTGAATGTGGACGACATTGAGTCCATAGAGATATTGAAAGATGCTTCCACTACGGCGATCTACGGGGCGCGTGGGGCGAATGGGGTGATCCTTATCACCACGAAGAAGGGCAAGGAAGGCACTTTCCACATTGAATACTCGAACCAGATGGCTTATAAGAAGATGTTTAACCCTTGGAAGCTGCTCGACGCAGGCGAAACCATTGCGCTGAGTCGCCGCCTCTACGAGCAAGACCCTGAGGCTAAGAGCAGTGAATGGACTGCTGAGCAGGCTCGTTACAGGGGCAAGGGCACTGATTGGCTCAAAGAGACTACACACGATGCTTTTACGGTGCTTCACCAGCTTTCCGTCAGTGGTGGCGGCGAGCGTTTGAGGGCTTTTCTATCAGCTAATTATTTGGAAGAACCTGGGATACTGCTCAACACAGACTACGACCGATACGGCGGTAGGCTGAACGTAGATTTCAAGGTGAGCAACAGGGTGCGCACGGGTGCTAACCTTAGTTTTTCGCATTCGAAGAAGCGTTTCTTGGATATGGGTACCAACTCATCGGATAAGAACATTATGTACCGTATATTCAATCTTGAACCTTGGAAGAACAAGGAGGGTTACGATGTTTTCGGACTGAAAGCGCGCCGACCAGGGGTGTTTGAGGAGATGAACGGCGCGCAACTGTACAATACCTTCAACACGCTGTACGCTACTGTTTTTACGGATATTGACCTGCTGCCATCGCTGATGTTCACAGGACGATACACTTACGCTTACGACCATCTGAAGACAGAGAAGTACTACGACACTTCCACCCTTATCGGAGGTCCGCGCAATGGTGAGGCATTTCTCAGCCACGAGGAGAACTCGAAGCATCAGGTAGAAGGGGTGCTTACCTTTCACCCTACGATTAATGACCATCACGACTTTAAGCTCATCGGGGGTAGTTCGTACATCTACCAGCGCGGACAAGGCGATGAAGTGCAGGCTTACGGGTTTGCCTCCGACGTATTTTCATTTAAGAATATGGGAGCTGCTGAGCATATCGACTGGATCGGTTCGGGCAATAATTCACTTACCAAAGCCTCTGCTTTTGGGCGTGTGGAGTATGTGCTCAATCACCGTTACATCTTCAATGCGTCGCTGCGTGCTGACGGTTCGTCGGTATTTGGGGCTGACTATCGCTGGGGGCTTTTCCCAGCAGGGTCGCTGGCTTGGAACTTAGGCGATGAGACTTTTATGGCTTTTGCACAGCCTACCTTCTCACGCATTAAGGTGCGCACCAGCTATGGGATGAGTGGTAACGATGGTATCCGCTTTGGGCTTTCGCAATACCAATACTCCGTACGCGATGTGCATATCGGTGGAGATGGTATCCAGAAAGGGATGTACCCATCCAACCCATATAACCCTCGTTTGCGTTGGGAAACTACTGCCCAATGGAACATAGGTGCTGATGTGGCAGCCTTTAAGAATCGGTTAGAGATCAGCTTTGATTACTACGTGAAGCACACCAAGGATTTGCTCAATCCCGACCCTATTCACCCATCAGGTGGCTTCCCTAACTACACCCCATCGGGCGGCAAAACCTTTGAATACACCGCTATGATGGTCAATAACGGTGAGGTTGAGAATCGAGGGTTTGAATTTGTGGTTAAATCAACCAATATAGATAAAGGCGGCTTTGTGTGGAACACCGCACTGAACTTCTCGCACAATAAGAGCAAGGTGCTCAAGCTCAACGACGGGCAACCGCGCTTTCAGTACATACGGCCGCACGGTTCTTATGATGAAAAGGAGTATATGATTCTCAAAGAAGGAGAGCCGCTGAGTGCGATCTATGGCTATGAGTTTGACGGCATTCTACAAGAGGGCGAAAAGTACGCGCCACAGCCTAACTCAGTGCCTGGCGACCCTAAGTTCAAAGACCTTAATGGCGATGGTGTGATCAACGAGAAAGACCGCAAGGTGCTTGGCACAGGTATCCCCAAGACGATCATAGGGCTTAACAACAGTTTTGCGTATAAAGATTTTGACTTAAATTTCTTCTTTGAGGCATCGCTTGGGGCTAAGATGCTGAACCTTACACGTATTTACTTAGAGGATAACAACCGCCTAAAAGATTCGCAAGCTCGCTGGACAAAAGGCGGACGTGTGATGCAAGATGCAGCAGGCAAAAACTATACAGTGCCAGGCAACCCTTCAAACGAGGTACCTCGCAAAGGTTACCAGCGCAACGCCGAAGTGAAATACGGTTCATACATCAATTCGCGCTTTGTGGAAGATGCCGATTTCTTAAAGCTCCGCAACATAGAGCTTGGCTACACAATGCTCGGTGAGAAATGGCATTTGAAAGGCATTAGTGCCATCCGTATGTCGGTCGGGGCACAGAATGTCTTTACCCTCACCAAGTACCAAGGCTTTGACCCCGACATCAGCAGCAATGGCAGCAGTGCTACTTCACAAGGATTAGACCTGAACTCTTATCCTGCTTACAGAACCATTAACTTCGGAGTAAAAATAACCTTTTAA
- a CDS encoding RagB/SusD family nutrient uptake outer membrane protein, which produces MKTIYKIYPLTVALAVAFSSCELNEDLESVYTTHNAYVTEKNAQEGVNGIYRYLKGANHPATFYLNDLCTDACYKSGSDFEIFNDNNLGGSVELARAYNGNWQMIGCANVAIDNITLMDDEKFKPVEKKEELLAEAHFMRAFAFYQLTNIFYEVPLITNGYYDAAANPTLATIDELDAQIEKDLLIALNTLPLQWDASKYEGSEGRPTKGATYGYLMRLYMRKAGRLSEEGKDATAAWQAALNYADQVIATGKYSLLAKPEDPFNPRTYEARNNAEIIYAVRSTDKSPSGSYDLALYFTPWRYNMGWDIFSVPLELYWKFDKDDLRLKNLLVGEYPDVYDKAGIKYQAPTLAQVGSLDNDKSNPKVKELGQVYTNKYFYEKSGTYDYNTPNNLPLLRYADVLLCKAEILNELNGVNQTSIDLINQIRERAFGNSNHNYTLTSFTTKEALRSALCDERLFELNNEGVRRIDLIRMGLWKDRLDSYMEAIKEKTEKQEQNRGLTKGFLSAQWSVYPKFSSNPLKKYDKRRYFPIPKVYTSKFPNLESNRSFKEQ; this is translated from the coding sequence ATGAAAACGATTTACAAAATATATCCTCTTACAGTAGCATTAGCGGTTGCCTTTAGTTCGTGTGAGCTCAATGAAGACCTCGAATCGGTATACACTACCCACAACGCTTATGTAACAGAGAAGAACGCCCAAGAGGGAGTCAATGGCATCTACCGCTACCTAAAAGGAGCTAACCACCCAGCAACTTTCTACCTCAACGATCTGTGCACAGATGCTTGCTATAAGTCAGGCTCTGACTTTGAGATTTTCAACGATAACAACCTCGGCGGTTCGGTGGAGTTAGCCCGTGCTTACAACGGCAATTGGCAGATGATAGGCTGTGCCAATGTAGCCATTGACAATATCACCCTTATGGACGATGAGAAGTTCAAACCCGTAGAGAAGAAAGAAGAACTATTGGCAGAAGCACACTTTATGCGCGCTTTTGCCTTCTATCAGCTCACCAATATTTTCTACGAAGTGCCGCTGATCACCAATGGCTATTACGATGCGGCTGCCAACCCTACGTTGGCTACTATCGATGAACTTGATGCGCAGATAGAGAAAGACCTCCTCATTGCACTGAACACCCTTCCGCTGCAATGGGATGCCAGCAAGTACGAAGGTTCAGAAGGACGCCCTACCAAAGGAGCTACTTACGGCTACCTGATGCGCCTTTATATGCGCAAAGCAGGTCGCCTGAGCGAAGAAGGCAAGGATGCCACTGCCGCTTGGCAGGCTGCCCTTAACTATGCCGACCAGGTGATAGCCACGGGCAAATACAGTCTGCTGGCAAAGCCTGAAGATCCCTTTAACCCTCGTACTTACGAAGCGCGCAATAATGCAGAGATTATCTACGCAGTGCGCTCTACTGATAAATCACCTTCAGGAAGCTACGACTTAGCCTTGTATTTCACTCCTTGGCGCTACAATATGGGCTGGGATATCTTTAGCGTACCTTTGGAGCTTTATTGGAAATTCGACAAAGACGATTTGCGCCTCAAGAACCTATTGGTAGGTGAATATCCCGATGTATACGACAAGGCAGGCATCAAATATCAAGCCCCCACCTTAGCACAAGTAGGAAGTTTGGACAATGACAAGAGCAACCCCAAAGTGAAGGAATTGGGGCAGGTGTACACCAACAAGTACTTTTACGAAAAGTCGGGCACATACGACTATAATACACCCAACAACCTCCCCCTCTTGCGCTACGCCGATGTGCTGCTGTGCAAAGCTGAAATTCTCAATGAGCTCAACGGTGTAAACCAGACCTCCATTGACCTTATCAACCAGATACGCGAGCGGGCTTTTGGCAATAGTAATCACAACTACACCCTTACCTCTTTTACCACTAAGGAAGCCCTCCGCAGTGCTTTATGCGATGAACGCCTCTTTGAGCTCAACAACGAGGGTGTACGCCGCATAGACCTCATCCGTATGGGCTTGTGGAAAGACCGCTTAGATAGCTATATGGAGGCTATCAAAGAGAAAACCGAAAAGCAAGAACAAAATAGAGGCCTGACTAAAGGGTTCCTAAGCGCACAATGGAGTGTATACCCTAAATTCTCAAGCAATCCACTCAAGAAGTACGACAAGCGTCGCTACTTCCCCATACCAAAGGTATACACCAGCAAATTCCCCAATTTAGAAAGTAACCGTTCTTTCAAAGAACAATAA
- a CDS encoding toxin-antitoxin system protein: MMKLNSKVLFVAAAILSSISCSKGDLDQRFSDDPLSKIDTPRQGNVQKNKENKWDFTSTEGWVTANQGDNANKDNSSIEDCVDCSDKKALKIYTQANTHQRQKLKTKKRFGAGLYTWRTYISDLGIGERASIGSWIWNSDKHELDFEVGSGTSKERKELGLADDEVIAYITSQANPYLHQKVRIKKNAWHTFQIDLKMIGRNYLASWMIDGVKYAEQQLKFGQEYPFHIFCSTENLKFVGDSTPTKDNYGLWDYVTYQPYPYSIDPAEPSKQQNPIDAPEEPDAGKTVKWFFNSMPAAWKTWTNVGADGAAFNKIAGGKLVLGGNGYCKTSKIEYASQVGYGKYTWAMSFPEVKKALKFQAGGTFYSEVGGEKAITIMAWYGPEEERKRLGAKENQLLLRVYSGNPSIESYVAVLDPNKEYRLGIELKNEGGVYKISFFLDDKLIPNTSVTANYGADAVKFAFITSMETNRGWMPGEAIGNKPDDTIEAKVNYIEYTAY; encoded by the coding sequence ATGATGAAACTAAATAGCAAAGTATTATTCGTAGCCGCAGCCATACTCAGCAGTATAAGTTGTAGCAAAGGAGACTTAGACCAGCGCTTTAGCGACGACCCTCTAAGCAAAATCGACACACCCCGACAGGGCAATGTGCAGAAGAACAAGGAAAACAAATGGGACTTTACCTCTACCGAAGGTTGGGTAACTGCCAACCAAGGGGATAATGCCAATAAGGACAATTCTTCTATTGAAGATTGTGTTGATTGTAGCGATAAGAAAGCATTGAAGATTTACACCCAGGCCAACACACACCAACGTCAAAAACTCAAAACCAAGAAGCGCTTTGGCGCAGGGCTTTACACTTGGCGCACTTACATCTCCGACTTAGGCATAGGCGAACGAGCCAGCATAGGTTCGTGGATATGGAACAGCGATAAGCACGAGCTCGACTTCGAAGTAGGCTCAGGCACTTCCAAAGAACGCAAAGAATTGGGCTTAGCAGACGACGAGGTAATCGCCTACATCACCAGCCAAGCCAACCCATATCTCCACCAAAAGGTAAGAATCAAAAAGAACGCTTGGCACACCTTTCAGATCGACTTGAAGATGATTGGCAGAAACTACTTAGCCTCTTGGATGATCGATGGGGTAAAATACGCCGAACAGCAGCTCAAATTCGGACAAGAGTACCCATTCCATATCTTCTGCAGCACTGAGAACCTCAAGTTCGTAGGCGATTCCACCCCTACTAAGGACAATTACGGACTTTGGGACTACGTAACCTATCAGCCTTACCCATACAGCATCGATCCAGCTGAGCCGTCCAAGCAACAGAACCCTATCGATGCTCCTGAGGAACCCGATGCAGGCAAAACCGTCAAATGGTTCTTCAACAGTATGCCTGCTGCTTGGAAAACGTGGACAAACGTAGGGGCTGATGGCGCTGCTTTTAACAAGATCGCAGGAGGCAAGTTAGTGCTCGGCGGCAATGGCTATTGCAAGACCTCTAAGATAGAATACGCTTCGCAAGTAGGCTATGGCAAATACACTTGGGCGATGAGTTTCCCTGAGGTAAAGAAAGCCCTTAAATTCCAAGCAGGAGGTACTTTCTATTCAGAAGTGGGCGGCGAGAAAGCCATCACCATAATGGCTTGGTACGGACCTGAAGAAGAGCGTAAACGCTTAGGTGCCAAAGAGAACCAATTGCTGCTACGCGTATACTCTGGCAACCCAAGCATAGAGTCGTATGTCGCTGTATTAGACCCTAATAAGGAGTACAGATTAGGCATTGAACTCAAGAATGAAGGAGGGGTTTACAAAATCAGCTTCTTCCTCGATGACAAGTTAATCCCTAATACAAGCGTAACTGCCAACTATGGTGCCGATGCTGTGAAGTTTGCCTTTATCACTTCAATGGAAACAAACCGCGGCTGGATGCCTGGCGAAGCGATAGGCAACAAACCTGACGACACCATCGAGGCAAAAGTAAACTATATAGAATATACCGCTTATTAA
- a CDS encoding aryl-sulfate sulfotransferase, translated as MLRRFLIITLCAATIIACQTKDDSLYEGGLERFEVSLSRTNLLRGEVAMRFSAPTEFQIEYWERADSDLSSLQQTNHYKGNGVVRKTLLFLKPNTEYACRIRYDNGLLSDVKYFKTQPIQSITQMPSLNTDEIKEPLAGYLLFYNWRPGYLFLSDTKGTILWYEPVSEGLSVANYDAKTQHFYLLTTPTGVDKFAYNSNKVKVIDLFGKVLWETDLTTLPQMKGRTAHHECRPLPDGGVALVTYVDKPFDLTARGGTASETVKGDGYVILDKNGKFVSAWDCFGTLNPADDPDIMNTKGDWLHANSFNYDSEGNYYMTFNAPSELWKIDARTGKVLYRVGKKGTIVPPASGIANGMHCANPQAPDDVLVLDNARAGTSIGTRALRYKVNATSQTVEVTLNCEIPKEMSSGNRSNVQLFGKDMLLFASTVKSLILFTDRSPKAKILRSISLGEPFYRVEYIPEIRY; from the coding sequence ATGCTGCGAAGATTTCTCATCATAACACTCTGTGCTGCTACTATTATTGCCTGTCAGACCAAGGACGACAGCCTCTACGAAGGAGGCTTAGAACGCTTTGAGGTAAGCCTCAGCCGTACCAACTTGCTGCGTGGAGAGGTGGCAATGCGCTTCTCAGCCCCTACTGAGTTCCAGATAGAGTACTGGGAGCGTGCCGATAGCGACCTTTCCTCACTACAACAAACCAATCACTACAAGGGCAATGGCGTAGTGCGCAAAACACTCCTATTCCTCAAACCTAACACAGAGTACGCTTGCCGTATCCGCTATGACAACGGACTGCTTTCGGACGTGAAGTACTTCAAGACTCAGCCCATACAGAGCATCACCCAAATGCCCAGCCTCAACACCGATGAAATCAAGGAACCTCTCGCAGGCTATCTATTGTTCTACAATTGGCGTCCAGGCTATCTCTTCCTCTCCGACACCAAAGGCACAATCCTATGGTATGAGCCTGTGTCTGAGGGATTATCAGTAGCCAACTACGACGCTAAGACGCAGCATTTTTACCTGCTCACCACCCCCACTGGTGTTGATAAGTTCGCCTACAATAGCAACAAGGTCAAGGTAATAGACCTCTTTGGTAAAGTGCTATGGGAGACCGACCTCACTACACTTCCACAGATGAAAGGCAGAACAGCCCACCACGAGTGTCGCCCACTACCCGATGGAGGGGTGGCGTTGGTAACTTACGTAGACAAGCCTTTTGACCTTACGGCACGCGGAGGCACTGCCTCTGAGACCGTCAAAGGCGATGGCTATGTGATTTTGGACAAGAACGGTAAGTTCGTCTCAGCGTGGGACTGCTTTGGCACACTTAACCCTGCCGATGACCCTGATATTATGAACACCAAAGGCGATTGGCTACACGCTAACTCCTTCAACTACGACAGCGAAGGCAATTACTATATGACCTTCAACGCACCAAGTGAGCTCTGGAAGATAGACGCCCGTACGGGCAAAGTGCTGTACCGCGTGGGCAAGAAGGGCACGATTGTGCCGCCTGCAAGTGGCATTGCCAACGGTATGCACTGTGCCAACCCTCAAGCCCCTGACGATGTGCTGGTACTCGATAACGCCAGAGCAGGTACCTCAATAGGCACGCGAGCCCTGCGCTATAAGGTCAATGCCACAAGCCAAACAGTTGAGGTTACTCTCAACTGCGAAATCCCCAAAGAGATGAGCTCAGGCAACCGTAGCAACGTGCAACTATTCGGCAAGGATATGCTACTATTCGCCTCCACAGTGAAATCGTTGATACTCTTTACCGACCGTAGTCCAAAAGCGAAAATACTGCGCTCTATCAGCCTTGGTGAACCTTTCTACAGAGTGGAATACATCCCTGAGATTAGATATTAA
- a CDS encoding glycoside hydrolase family 20 protein: MKRILYAFIGFALIGCSSAEHTSKINYEVIPLPQSIKYTEAAPFTLDASVVITYPTGDTTLVQNAAFLADYIKELTGITLAVKPNATGKVIRLESSLPSENKEAYQLHIHKEQITLKGASPAGVFYGIQTLRKCLPVEQQTHYELPAAVIDDAPRFGYRGTHLDVSRHFFSADFIKRYIDILALHNINTFHWHLTDDQGWRIEIKKYPRLTEVGSTRKETLIGHLMRDKPHKFDGKPYGGYYTQEEIKDIVKYAQDRYITIIPEIDIPGHGLAALTAYPNLGCTGKDYEVGTQWGVFDDVLCAGNEDTYQFLEGVFDEVTALFPSKYIHIGGDECPKTRWKTCTKCQTKIAQLGLKRTDPKHTAEQQLQGYVVSRIEKYLQTKGREVIGWDEILEGDNLSQSAIVMSWRGTEGGIAAAKRHNRTIMTPHYNLYFDYCQGEDPTKEPLSIGEYLPLKKVYDYEPIDASLTAEQGSYILGAQANLWTEYIATPAHVEYMLLPRLAALSEVLWTQPSKKDYAHFLERLPHLLAYYHLKGYHFAKHAYGITPIIQPAADKKGIEVKLLTLGGGKIYYTTDGSDPMKQKTLYKAPLKLSGEVLLKAIAVHKDTVSGLFTYQSHFNKATYKPIKLLTETNARYTFGGAAALVDAKIGVNSFIDGNWVGFPGSVGLVAVIDLGKNETFSSLKTASLADTPNWIFPAAKVALYGSADGNNFSLIAEKELPTAQSSDPIARVPITLTFPKTTARYVKVALVGSTIPDWHEGKGTPALLFVDEIQLN, from the coding sequence ATGAAAAGAATCCTATATGCCTTTATAGGCTTTGCCCTTATCGGTTGCAGTAGTGCTGAACACACATCGAAAATCAATTACGAAGTGATACCACTGCCTCAATCCATAAAATACACTGAGGCAGCACCGTTCACCTTAGATGCTTCGGTGGTGATCACTTATCCCACAGGCGATACTACCTTAGTACAAAACGCCGCCTTCCTCGCCGATTATATCAAAGAACTTACAGGTATTACGCTCGCTGTAAAGCCTAATGCTACAGGGAAGGTCATACGTTTAGAGAGCAGTCTGCCCTCAGAAAATAAAGAGGCTTATCAATTGCACATCCACAAGGAGCAAATCACTCTGAAAGGTGCAAGCCCTGCAGGGGTGTTCTACGGTATTCAGACCTTGCGTAAGTGTCTACCTGTCGAGCAACAAACGCACTATGAACTTCCCGCAGCAGTGATTGACGATGCACCACGCTTTGGCTATCGTGGCACACACTTAGATGTATCGCGTCACTTCTTCTCTGCCGACTTCATAAAGCGGTACATCGACATCCTTGCACTGCACAACATCAACACCTTCCATTGGCACCTGACCGACGACCAAGGATGGCGTATTGAAATCAAGAAGTATCCACGGCTTACTGAGGTAGGGTCTACACGCAAAGAAACCCTCATCGGACACCTGATGCGCGACAAGCCTCACAAGTTCGACGGAAAGCCCTACGGCGGCTATTACACCCAAGAAGAAATTAAGGACATCGTAAAGTACGCACAGGATCGCTACATCACCATCATCCCTGAGATTGACATCCCTGGACACGGCTTGGCAGCACTTACCGCTTACCCCAACTTGGGCTGTACAGGCAAGGACTATGAAGTAGGCACCCAATGGGGCGTATTCGACGACGTGCTCTGTGCAGGCAATGAGGATACTTATCAATTCTTAGAGGGCGTATTTGACGAAGTAACGGCTCTTTTTCCCTCTAAATACATCCATATTGGCGGTGATGAATGCCCTAAGACACGCTGGAAAACCTGCACTAAGTGTCAGACGAAGATAGCACAATTGGGCTTAAAGCGTACTGACCCTAAACACACTGCCGAGCAGCAGTTGCAGGGCTACGTGGTGTCGCGCATTGAGAAATACCTGCAAACTAAAGGCAGAGAGGTGATCGGGTGGGACGAGATTTTAGAGGGCGATAACCTCTCGCAAAGTGCGATTGTGATGTCGTGGCGTGGTACCGAAGGCGGTATTGCAGCTGCCAAGCGACACAATCGCACCATTATGACCCCGCACTATAACCTTTATTTCGACTATTGCCAAGGCGAAGACCCTACCAAAGAACCCCTTTCCATAGGCGAGTATCTCCCCTTGAAAAAAGTATACGATTACGAGCCTATTGACGCCTCATTGACTGCTGAGCAAGGTTCATACATCTTAGGGGCACAAGCCAACCTCTGGACGGAGTATATCGCTACACCTGCCCACGTGGAATATATGCTCTTGCCGCGCTTAGCAGCCCTATCGGAAGTGCTCTGGACGCAGCCTTCAAAGAAGGATTACGCCCATTTCTTAGAGCGATTGCCGCACCTTTTGGCATATTACCATCTTAAAGGCTATCATTTTGCTAAGCACGCCTACGGTATAACTCCTATAATACAGCCTGCTGCTGACAAGAAGGGTATCGAAGTAAAGCTGCTCACTTTGGGCGGCGGAAAGATCTACTACACCACCGACGGCAGCGACCCGATGAAGCAAAAGACACTTTACAAAGCCCCACTCAAGCTCTCTGGCGAAGTGCTCCTCAAAGCAATAGCTGTGCACAAGGACACTGTAAGCGGGCTGTTTACCTACCAATCCCACTTTAACAAGGCTACGTATAAACCTATAAAGCTCCTCACTGAAACCAATGCACGCTATACCTTTGGTGGGGCTGCTGCCTTGGTAGATGCTAAGATAGGGGTTAATTCCTTTATCGATGGCAATTGGGTAGGGTTCCCTGGTAGCGTAGGCTTAGTAGCGGTGATTGACTTAGGCAAAAATGAGACCTTTAGTAGCCTAAAAACAGCCTCTCTTGCCGATACACCTAACTGGATATTCCCAGCGGCAAAAGTAGCTCTTTACGGCTCTGCCGATGGCAACAACTTCAGTCTTATCGCTGAAAAAGAACTCCCCACAGCTCAATCCTCCGACCCTATAGCGCGAGTGCCTATCACACTGACCTTCCCCAAGACGACCGCTCGCTACGTAAAGGTCGCCCTTGTAGGCAGCACCATACCCGATTGGCACGAAGGCAAAGGCACCCCTGCCCTACTGTTTGTTGATGAAATACAGCTGAATTAA
- a CDS encoding DUF5958 family protein — MIDTEEIQLNKYAQGLVEEKEITTYFCKFNVDQKREYLKELSLLIIQSKPEKEDVSNSIVNSKLRPTFTPCVLLKKGGKEYHNLIKIIYLPEEELEKVLILFLHLFKIAYQRRYFKEKNTPQKWWYWDMSDPERMRMIENACNL, encoded by the coding sequence ATGATAGATACTGAAGAAATACAGCTAAACAAATATGCACAGGGGCTTGTTGAGGAAAAAGAAATTACAACATACTTCTGTAAGTTTAACGTAGATCAGAAAAGAGAATATCTCAAAGAACTTTCCTTGCTTATAATACAATCAAAACCTGAGAAAGAAGATGTTTCTAATTCTATTGTAAATAGTAAATTGCGACCAACTTTTACCCCTTGTGTATTATTGAAAAAAGGAGGAAAAGAATACCATAACTTGATAAAGATAATTTACCTTCCTGAGGAGGAATTGGAGAAAGTTCTTATCTTATTCTTGCATCTATTTAAAATTGCTTATCAAAGGCGGTATTTTAAAGAGAAAAACACCCCTCAGAAGTGGTGGTATTGGGATATGTCCGACCCAGAGAGAATGAGAATGATAGAAAACGCCTGTAATTTATAA